One stretch of Candidatus Poribacteria bacterium DNA includes these proteins:
- a CDS encoding ATP-binding protein, with product MKETEFTEDIQEQINLAVIEAGTNAIKHGNKENPIKKATIEFTLAEDKLEIRIEDEGDGFTRKEVADPLDPENLLKSSGRGLFLMEACMDSVTYENNGTIIKMVKYN from the coding sequence TTGAAAGAAACAGAGTTTACAGAGGACATCCAAGAACAGATTAACCTTGCTGTCATTGAAGCGGGTACAAACGCTATCAAACACGGTAATAAAGAAAATCCAATTAAAAAAGCGACCATCGAATTCACGCTCGCTGAGGATAAACTTGAAATCCGCATCGAAGACGAAGGCGATGGATTTACACGGAAGGAAGTCGCTGATCCCCTCGACCCAGAAAACTTGCTCAAAAGCAGTGGGAGAGGCTTATTTTTGATGGAAGCTTGCATGGACTCTGTAACTTACGAAAATAACGGGACCATCATCAAAATGGTCAAATATAATTGA
- the mnmG gene encoding tRNA uridine-5-carboxymethylaminomethyl(34) synthesis enzyme MnmG has protein sequence MNTYQKHYDVIVVGAGHAGCEAALAAARMGCETLIVTINLDTIAKMSCNPAIGGLAKGHLVKEIDALGGEMAKNIDKTGIQFRRLNTKKGPAVRSSRAQADKKAYQDEMKRVLEAQKRLDIKQVLVEELLVEKGRCIGILSQTKTAYFGETVILTTGTFLKGIIHIGDVSYSAGRAGESSAEKLSESFLSLGFEIGRLKTGTPPRVNAQTVDFSEMEIQPGDENPRPFSFLTQRITQPQLPCYLTYTNQQTHKLIRQNLHRSAMYSGRIVGIGPRYCPSIEDKVVRFAEKTEHQVFVEPEGRDTDEIYLNGISASLPEDVQVEMVHSIKGLENAEIMRFGYAVEYDFAPATQLQPTLETKQVPGLYFAGQLNGTTGYEEAAAQGLMAGINAALKVKGQNPLVLDRSQAYIAVLIDDLVTLDIREPYRMFTSRAEYRLALREDNADLRLTEIGRQIGLVDDDRYHQFQRKAAAVETELGRLQETLLKPTPATLESLASILETGELKQPTSLAELLKRPELHYEQITEIVPPVESLDPAVTEQVEIQIKYDGYIQRQQRQIHQFKKMENFRIPDAFDYANVQGLKTEAREKLARIRPASIGQASRLPGVSPADISILTVILHQYNAKQQSAG, from the coding sequence ATGAATACGTATCAAAAACATTACGACGTTATCGTAGTCGGAGCCGGGCATGCAGGGTGTGAAGCCGCACTTGCCGCCGCACGAATGGGCTGCGAAACGCTCATCGTTACTATCAATCTCGATACTATCGCGAAGATGTCTTGCAACCCCGCTATTGGTGGACTTGCCAAGGGACATCTCGTTAAAGAGATAGACGCACTCGGCGGGGAGATGGCGAAAAATATTGACAAGACCGGAATCCAATTTCGACGTTTAAATACCAAAAAAGGACCCGCAGTTCGATCAAGCCGCGCGCAAGCCGATAAAAAGGCGTACCAAGATGAGATGAAACGTGTCCTTGAGGCACAGAAACGGCTCGACATCAAACAAGTATTAGTTGAGGAACTCCTCGTCGAAAAGGGGCGATGCATCGGAATTCTGAGTCAGACAAAAACCGCTTATTTCGGAGAGACTGTGATTCTAACGACAGGCACTTTCCTGAAAGGCATAATCCATATCGGCGATGTATCGTATAGTGCCGGGAGAGCAGGCGAGTCTTCCGCAGAGAAACTTTCTGAAAGTTTTTTAAGTCTTGGATTTGAGATTGGTCGGCTCAAAACTGGCACCCCGCCACGCGTCAACGCCCAAACCGTTGATTTCAGCGAAATGGAAATTCAACCGGGCGATGAAAATCCGCGTCCCTTCTCGTTTTTAACCCAACGGATTACACAGCCCCAACTTCCGTGTTACCTGACGTACACGAATCAACAAACGCACAAGTTAATCCGTCAGAACCTCCACCGATCCGCGATGTACAGCGGTCGTATTGTCGGCATCGGTCCCCGTTACTGCCCGTCAATTGAGGATAAGGTTGTCCGCTTTGCAGAGAAGACGGAACATCAAGTCTTCGTAGAACCTGAGGGACGAGATACCGACGAAATCTATCTCAACGGTATATCGGCGAGTCTACCTGAAGATGTACAGGTAGAGATGGTCCATAGCATCAAGGGGTTAGAGAATGCTGAAATTATGCGCTTCGGGTACGCCGTCGAGTATGATTTCGCACCCGCGACGCAACTGCAACCGACACTTGAGACAAAGCAGGTGCCAGGGCTCTATTTCGCGGGACAACTCAATGGGACCACAGGCTATGAGGAGGCTGCTGCGCAAGGGCTGATGGCAGGGATCAACGCTGCTTTAAAGGTAAAAGGTCAGAACCCTCTTGTCCTCGACAGATCGCAAGCTTACATAGCAGTCCTTATTGACGATTTGGTTACCTTGGACATCCGGGAACCTTACCGTATGTTCACATCGCGGGCTGAATATAGGTTAGCACTGCGAGAGGACAATGCAGATTTGCGACTCACCGAAATTGGTAGGCAGATCGGACTCGTTGATGATGACAGATATCACCAGTTCCAAAGGAAGGCTGCCGCTGTCGAAACGGAATTGGGACGTTTACAGGAAACCCTTCTCAAACCGACACCTGCGACGCTGGAGAGTTTGGCGAGTATTCTGGAGACAGGTGAATTGAAGCAACCCACATCCTTGGCAGAACTTTTGAAACGCCCGGAACTGCATTACGAGCAGATAACCGAGATCGTGCCGCCCGTTGAATCCTTGGATCCCGCTGTGACTGAGCAGGTGGAGATCCAGATAAAATATGACGGATATATTCAACGACAACAGCGACAGATTCATCAATTCAAAAAAATGGAAAATTTCCGAATCCCCGATGCCTTCGACTATGCCAACGTTCAGGGGTTAAAAACGGAAGCCCGTGAGAAACTCGCAAGGATCCGGCCCGCCTCCATCGGGCAAGCATCACGCTTGCCTGGTGTTTCGCCAGCGGACATTTCGATCTTGACGGTCATCCTTCATCAATATAACGCAAAACAGCAGTCGGCAGGATAG
- a CDS encoding STAS domain-containing protein, with the protein MNVETTIAKKNISILHIEGKILGNASDAFRKEMSEQLQTGRDKLVVDLMNVPLIDSSALGAIVITLKSCQQSGGKLVLLNPQKAVREVLDVTKLSTVIEIYDTEEGACAAF; encoded by the coding sequence ATGAATGTTGAGACAACGATTGCGAAGAAAAATATCTCTATCCTTCATATAGAAGGAAAGATTCTGGGAAATGCGTCTGACGCATTCCGTAAAGAAATGAGCGAACAACTTCAAACTGGACGCGATAAGTTAGTGGTTGACTTAATGAACGTGCCGTTAATTGATAGCAGCGCGTTAGGGGCAATTGTAATCACTTTGAAGTCCTGTCAGCAATCGGGTGGAAAATTAGTGTTACTCAACCCTCAGAAAGCCGTTAGAGAAGTTTTGGACGTAACGAAACTCAGCACTGTCATTGAGATTTATGATACGGAAGAGGGCGCGTGCGCCGCTTTTTAA
- a CDS encoding STAS domain-containing protein, with protein sequence MQVNLRHKGSITILDIEGKVIGADALALKDIINEQIQMVESQGELGEKINIILNMERVQMMDSSGLGVLVASHTTIQRNEGNIVLLNLGGNVRSLIVMAKLMTIFDCYDTEAEAIAGIIRT encoded by the coding sequence ATGCAAGTCAACCTTCGACACAAAGGTAGTATTACAATTTTAGATATTGAGGGAAAGGTTATTGGAGCAGATGCCTTAGCTCTCAAAGATATCATTAATGAGCAAATTCAGATGGTTGAGAGCCAAGGGGAACTTGGAGAAAAAATTAACATAATCTTAAACATGGAACGGGTCCAGATGATGGATAGTTCCGGTTTAGGGGTACTTGTTGCTTCTCATACCACCATCCAACGCAACGAAGGGAACATAGTCCTCTTAAATCTCGGTGGCAACGTCAGAAGTCTTATTGTCATGGCAAAATTGATGACAATTTTTGACTGTTATGATACGGAAGCAGAAGCAATAGCTGGAATCATACGGACTTAA
- a CDS encoding M28 family peptidase, translated as MNKMEKRWIVALLIGLQCGIFSIAWAEPDSDSRDRGIRNSTRDSVNSAREANAAFNAQRAFDMLEKQCDFGPRPPGSVAHRETQNFLFAELQKYANSVALQPHQYKIKTGTTLHLNNILAEFGPSTGGETLLLAAHWDTRPFADRDPKRENQDKPILGANDGASGVAVLLEMARVLKEYPPPRRVVIVLFDGEDYGPSVEDMFIGSRFFARNLGKWRPDYGILLDMIGDKDLALPIERYSWNANRGFAEAIWQRAATLGLAPFQSRLGDAILDDHIPLIEVGIPMVNIIDFTYPYWHTVEDTVDKCSPKSLEIVATLVISIIYDGL; from the coding sequence ATGAATAAAATGGAAAAGCGATGGATCGTCGCGCTTTTAATCGGTTTGCAGTGCGGTATATTTAGTATTGCGTGGGCAGAACCGGATTCAGATAGCCGAGATAGAGGAATAAGAAACTCGACTCGCGATAGCGTCAATAGCGCGCGCGAAGCGAACGCTGCTTTTAACGCACAACGCGCCTTTGACATGTTAGAAAAACAGTGTGATTTCGGACCGCGTCCCCCCGGTTCGGTTGCCCATCGCGAAACGCAGAATTTCCTATTCGCAGAACTTCAGAAATATGCAAACAGCGTAGCCCTTCAACCCCATCAGTATAAAATAAAAACGGGAACCACGCTGCATCTAAACAATATCTTGGCAGAATTTGGACCATCAACAGGTGGCGAGACACTTTTACTCGCAGCACATTGGGATACCCGTCCTTTCGCCGACCGGGACCCAAAGAGAGAAAATCAGGATAAACCGATCCTGGGTGCCAATGATGGTGCCTCTGGTGTTGCTGTCCTCCTTGAAATGGCGAGAGTCCTCAAGGAATACCCACCCCCACGTAGAGTTGTTATCGTTCTTTTCGATGGCGAGGATTACGGTCCATCGGTCGAGGATATGTTTATCGGCTCTCGATTTTTCGCTCGAAATTTGGGGAAGTGGAGACCGGACTATGGAATCCTGTTAGACATGATCGGAGACAAGGATTTGGCACTCCCAATTGAACGCTATTCTTGGAATGCCAATCGAGGTTTCGCTGAGGCAATCTGGCAGCGCGCAGCAACGCTCGGTTTAGCACCGTTTCAATCCCGTTTAGGGGATGCCATCTTGGACGATCACATCCCGCTAATCGAGGTGGGGATTCCCATGGTAAATATTATCGACTTTACTTATCCCTATTGGCATACAGTGGAAGATACAGTCGATAAATGCAGTCCAAAAAGCCTGGAAATTGTCGCGACACTTGTTATTAGCATCATTTACGATGGACTCTAA
- a CDS encoding HAMP domain-containing protein, whose protein sequence is MPQIHLTEPQGKLKKFNVGLRGQQVVLFLLVSLMPLFVVALAIKFLGENALKESVGENLVLLAQEKLARADTAISEKIEKIQAELPNIQAAVVYSNTANDKQSVFLSVWARLEDSIRLLETYAGYKTEVTITNAFGYVLRSNNQQLDYDTTKMFPHRVQNKDWWKRAYNNGIGYPFVEDIVYDEGRGVHFLPIALPIRAATQGSVTQQKNNTVGVLRTFLFLPELTGLVQSLPELAETYTILTSSSGKIIAASPQSEYRIDNYIEMSNAAEEAIIEAKKGSNGKSYDYESEGETDTFGEPRIYGWARTQLSSMEPWKVQQNFSNWMLFTSRPISSAYAGVGRLNRYIFYVTIGSSCIVILIAWWAAQRIATPILKVAQAARSIGQGEFDSEITVDTDNEVGVLAEEFNEMRRNLKNAVDRLTQEEKKLTAIVDNLGEGLIVVDPTGRVLYVNPVAERLLNLEDTAAYENFIAVDTANGTICWTKTVEREGNTETDRRTVDMEILSFSRREGTQHQTMVVEVNIDGNGQDNLTLNASSTLSNKARVERQNSRVLRIIASHFSDEHNNIVGTVYVFDDVTDEHEIEKMKSEFVSLVSHELRTPLTSIIGFISLILEGKTGKINQKQHESLSRAHRQSKRLAALINDLLDISRIEAGRIEMKQERVQIDRIAKRRIEELRPQADQKAISLLFERQSDLLPMIGDADRIGQVFINLIGNAIKFTPESGKVTVRISKSQQNRSVTDGFHVEVIDTGPGIPPEDREKVFDKFRQLGSIHTRKPQGGTGLGLSIAAGIVEAHGGQLWVDGGDDGSGCNFQFFMPLEKREND, encoded by the coding sequence ATGCCTCAAATCCACCTGACCGAACCGCAAGGTAAATTAAAAAAATTTAACGTGGGGCTACGCGGTCAGCAGGTAGTTCTGTTTCTCTTAGTTTCTCTGATGCCGTTGTTCGTCGTTGCTTTGGCCATCAAATTTTTAGGCGAAAATGCGTTGAAGGAGTCTGTTGGCGAAAATCTTGTGCTACTGGCGCAAGAAAAACTTGCCCGAGCGGACACTGCTATTTCCGAAAAAATCGAAAAGATTCAAGCCGAACTTCCAAATATCCAAGCAGCAGTTGTGTATTCAAACACTGCCAACGACAAACAGAGCGTATTTCTCAGTGTATGGGCACGATTGGAGGATAGTATTCGCCTCCTTGAGACCTACGCAGGCTATAAAACTGAAGTAACCATTACAAATGCCTTCGGGTACGTTCTACGTTCAAACAATCAACAGTTGGATTATGACACCACGAAAATGTTCCCACATCGAGTGCAGAACAAGGACTGGTGGAAAAGAGCCTATAACAACGGCATAGGTTATCCGTTTGTAGAAGATATCGTCTATGATGAAGGGCGCGGCGTACATTTTCTTCCAATCGCACTCCCAATACGTGCAGCGACCCAAGGCTCCGTTACACAGCAGAAAAATAACACAGTCGGCGTGCTGAGAACATTTCTGTTTTTACCCGAGCTTACCGGTTTAGTTCAATCACTACCGGAATTGGCGGAAACATATACGATTCTAACGAGTTCATCTGGCAAAATCATTGCAGCTTCACCCCAAAGCGAGTATCGAATAGATAATTACATTGAGATGAGCAATGCCGCAGAGGAGGCGATTATTGAAGCAAAAAAAGGCAGTAATGGAAAGTCTTACGACTATGAATCCGAAGGTGAGACAGATACTTTCGGTGAACCTCGTATCTATGGGTGGGCGCGAACACAACTCTCAAGTATGGAGCCTTGGAAGGTTCAGCAGAACTTTAGCAACTGGATGCTCTTTACGTCGCGTCCCATCTCATCCGCTTACGCTGGCGTTGGTAGGCTGAACAGATATATTTTTTATGTTACCATCGGGTCAAGTTGTATCGTTATATTAATTGCGTGGTGGGCTGCACAGCGCATAGCCACACCTATATTGAAAGTTGCACAGGCAGCACGGAGCATCGGACAGGGTGAATTTGATAGCGAAATCACGGTTGATACCGATAATGAAGTGGGTGTGCTTGCTGAAGAATTCAATGAGATGCGTCGGAATCTGAAAAATGCCGTTGATCGATTAACACAGGAGGAGAAAAAACTCACAGCTATTGTAGACAATCTCGGTGAAGGTTTGATTGTTGTTGATCCTACTGGGCGTGTGCTCTATGTCAATCCTGTAGCTGAACGGCTGCTGAATTTAGAGGATACTGCTGCCTACGAAAATTTTATCGCTGTTGATACGGCAAACGGTACAATCTGCTGGACAAAAACAGTGGAGAGGGAAGGGAATACAGAAACCGATAGAAGAACTGTTGATATGGAAATATTGTCCTTCTCTCGGCGCGAAGGCACACAACACCAGACAATGGTCGTCGAAGTGAATATTGATGGTAATGGACAGGACAACTTGACGCTCAACGCCTCTTCTACGCTATCTAACAAGGCACGAGTTGAGCGTCAAAATTCTCGAGTACTCCGTATCATCGCAAGCCATTTTTCCGATGAACATAATAACATCGTTGGCACCGTTTATGTCTTTGATGATGTTACCGATGAACACGAAATAGAAAAAATGAAGTCGGAGTTCGTTTCGCTTGTATCACATGAATTGCGAACGCCACTAACATCCATCATCGGATTTATTTCGCTAATACTTGAGGGAAAAACTGGTAAAATTAATCAGAAACAACACGAAAGTTTGAGCCGGGCGCATCGTCAATCGAAGCGGCTCGCCGCTCTTATTAATGATCTACTCGACATCTCCCGAATTGAAGCAGGACGTATTGAGATGAAGCAGGAACGGGTCCAGATAGACAGAATCGCCAAACGGCGAATCGAGGAACTCCGTCCACAAGCAGACCAGAAGGCCATCTCTCTACTTTTTGAAAGGCAGTCTGATCTGTTACCTATGATTGGGGATGCAGATCGGATTGGGCAAGTTTTTATTAACCTCATCGGAAACGCCATCAAATTCACACCAGAGAGCGGGAAGGTAACAGTAAGAATATCGAAATCTCAGCAGAATCGGAGCGTAACCGATGGATTCCATGTGGAAGTCATTGATACAGGTCCAGGAATTCCGCCTGAAGATAGAGAAAAGGTGTTTGACAAATTCCGACAACTCGGAAGTATACACACACGGAAACCACAAGGCGGCACTGGTTTGGGACTTTCAATTGCCGCTGGGATAGTTGAAGCACACGGCGGACAATTATGGGTGGATGGCGGCGATGACGGCTCGGGATGCAACTTCCAGTTTTTTATGCCATTGGAAAAAAGGGAAAATGACTGA
- the rsmG gene encoding 16S rRNA (guanine(527)-N(7))-methyltransferase RsmG gives MARYEQDLKETFNHYGFPLTEHQVSQFNLYRTELLQWNQHMNLTAITDENEIVHKHFLDSLSVLEYISLGSGDAVIDIGTGAGFPGIALKICMPDIRLTLVESSKKKVSFLKFIIAQLNRHQAVNTQQRIDVEIFAERAEICAQQQKYIRTYDWVFTRYVAAIRDSAPYCLPLLKPTGKWVAYKSGDATIENEINKSSACLKALGGIVETVLKNSRFNRSYVVIHRGTPQSSF, from the coding sequence TTGGCGAGGTACGAGCAGGACTTAAAAGAGACGTTCAATCATTACGGATTTCCGCTAACTGAACATCAGGTGTCACAATTCAATCTGTATCGCACTGAATTACTGCAGTGGAATCAACACATGAATCTAACTGCGATCACAGATGAGAATGAGATTGTTCATAAACATTTTCTGGATTCGCTAAGTGTCTTGGAATATATCTCGTTGGGAAGTGGTGATGCTGTGATTGATATTGGGACGGGTGCCGGATTCCCGGGAATCGCATTAAAAATCTGTATGCCTGATATACGGTTGACACTTGTTGAATCATCGAAAAAAAAGGTGAGTTTCCTAAAATTTATAATCGCCCAATTGAATCGGCATCAGGCGGTAAACACGCAGCAAAGGATAGACGTTGAAATATTCGCGGAACGTGCGGAAATTTGTGCACAACAGCAGAAATACATTCGCACATACGATTGGGTTTTCACCCGTTACGTCGCAGCAATTCGAGACTCGGCACCGTATTGCCTACCGCTACTGAAACCGACAGGAAAGTGGGTGGCTTATAAGTCCGGCGATGCAACGATCGAGAACGAAATTAATAAGAGTTCGGCATGTCTCAAGGCACTCGGTGGAATCGTCGAAACTGTCTTAAAGAATTCAAGGTTCAATCGAAGTTATGTTGTGATACACCGCGGCACCCCACAATCTTCGTTCTAA
- the galK gene encoding galactokinase — MKGNILREDLNNIGTSGNITERVSFTNQKFKEIFGRASTFVASAPGRVNLIGEHTDYNDGYVFPVAIDKYLNIAARKRSDRRVRLHALDVNDSYEFCLDALAAIQQEAPAWCHYLVGVASLLQASGKKVSGIDAIITGDVPIGAGLSSSAALSVSTALAFLTPSSPSETSEKVPQSEIDSKELAALCQRVEHEFVGVNCGIMDQTISLLGRENQALFLDCRSLEHEHVPLNLTTHCIAICNTKVKRELAASEYNKRRAECERGVAILKKWLPNLSSLRDITLTDFKKHEEELPARTQKRCRYVIEENTRVLDAVAVLKARHPQMETQETDESLIQFGRLMNASHNGLRDDYEVSCSELDLLTDIARSITGVIGSRMTGAGFGGCTVNIVHRDVLETFQTLVMTEYHKHTGIEPEIYLCNVSDGARVFWNSDL, encoded by the coding sequence ATGAAAGGAAACATTTTGCGTGAAGATTTGAATAATATAGGTACCTCCGGGAACATAACTGAACGCGTATCCTTCACCAACCAGAAATTTAAAGAAATCTTCGGTAGGGCATCCACATTTGTTGCATCCGCTCCGGGCAGGGTGAACCTCATCGGCGAACATACGGATTACAACGACGGTTATGTCTTTCCAGTGGCGATTGATAAGTATCTCAACATCGCCGCTCGGAAGCGATCTGATAGACGGGTCAGGTTACATGCTTTAGATGTCAACGATTCCTACGAATTCTGTTTGGATGCCCTCGCTGCTATTCAGCAGGAAGCACCAGCGTGGTGCCATTATCTCGTTGGGGTTGCGTCTCTCCTACAAGCATCGGGTAAAAAAGTATCTGGGATAGATGCCATTATCACAGGCGACGTGCCGATTGGTGCCGGTTTGAGTTCTTCGGCGGCACTTTCAGTTTCAACCGCACTGGCTTTCTTAACCCCCAGCTCTCCATCTGAAACTTCCGAAAAGGTGCCACAATCAGAGATTGATAGTAAAGAACTCGCGGCGTTGTGCCAGCGAGTAGAACACGAATTTGTCGGTGTGAATTGTGGTATCATGGATCAGACCATCTCGCTACTCGGACGGGAAAATCAGGCACTGTTTCTGGACTGCCGTTCGCTTGAACACGAACATGTCCCACTCAACTTGACAACGCACTGTATTGCCATTTGTAACACGAAAGTGAAACGTGAACTTGCTGCTTCTGAATACAATAAACGCCGCGCGGAATGTGAAAGAGGCGTTGCAATCCTTAAAAAATGGTTGCCCAACCTCTCTTCACTCCGGGACATTACACTAACAGATTTCAAAAAACATGAAGAAGAACTTCCCGCGCGAACACAAAAAAGGTGTCGGTATGTGATTGAAGAGAACACCCGTGTATTAGACGCGGTTGCTGTGCTGAAGGCGCGACATCCACAAATGGAAACCCAAGAAACAGACGAATCGCTTATACAATTCGGTAGACTAATGAACGCTTCACACAACGGACTCCGAGATGATTACGAAGTCAGTTGTAGTGAGTTAGATTTGCTTACTGACATTGCTCGCAGCATCACAGGGGTCATCGGAAGCCGAATGACAGGTGCGGGGTTCGGTGGATGCACAGTTAACATCGTTCATAGAGACGTTTTAGAAACGTTTCAAACGCTCGTGATGACGGAATACCACAAACACACCGGTATTGAACCTGAAATTTATCTCTGCAATGTCAGTGACGGCGCACGCGTCTTCTGGAACTCGGATTTATAA
- the recR gene encoding recombination protein RecR, translated as MQEYPKPLAKLITELQKLPTIGQKTAQRLAFFMLKLPDSETAQIAEAIAQVKQHLSYCDICGAITDANPCYICTNPRRDRQVICVVEESDDLWAIERTNGYKGLYHVLGGVLSPLDGTGPDELGINTLFQRIRDAAVNGEPVREVILATNWTTEGQATALYLTQHLETFEIAVTRIAYGIPVGGDLEYIDEVTLAKALEGRRRA; from the coding sequence CGAGCTCCAAAAGCTGCCAACGATCGGTCAGAAGACAGCGCAACGTTTGGCATTTTTTATGCTAAAGTTACCTGACTCTGAGACTGCCCAAATTGCTGAAGCCATCGCACAGGTAAAACAACACCTATCTTATTGCGATATATGTGGCGCTATTACAGATGCAAATCCCTGCTATATCTGTACAAATCCGCGCCGCGATCGGCAGGTAATTTGCGTCGTTGAAGAATCTGATGATCTTTGGGCAATTGAGAGAACCAACGGTTATAAGGGGCTCTACCACGTACTCGGTGGAGTTCTTTCACCCTTGGACGGGACAGGACCCGACGAACTCGGAATCAATACCCTCTTTCAACGAATTCGGGATGCCGCTGTAAACGGAGAACCCGTGCGCGAAGTAATTCTTGCTACAAACTGGACAACGGAAGGACAAGCGACTGCCCTCTACCTTACACAACACTTGGAAACCTTTGAAATCGCTGTCACTCGAATCGCTTACGGTATTCCGGTCGGAGGCGATTTGGAGTATATTGATGAGGTAACGCTCGCAAAAGCACTTGAAGGTAGACGCAGAGCTTAA
- a CDS encoding SpoIIE family protein phosphatase, with protein sequence MAAMTARDATSSFLCHWKKGKMTETILIVDDDLDILELLKMNLEPEGYNVRTANNGESAIQSVCANPPDLILLDVMMPQKSGFEVIEELKNIEHTKNVPIILVTARGQTEDKVLGLDTGADDYITKPFDLREVTARVEAVLGRTRPIKYINPLMRAMGDKFSEEGLQQLAGHLQAAAAIQNKLLPEQAPSLEEFDIETLLQSSTSVSGDFYDFIPLNETQIGLVLGDVKGNGIPAALLMVMIRTALRLLCHQEDTPASILKRVNDLVVRDTEADLFATMVYGILDIANSTFTYSNGGHCYPFHWKHTGEMEVLKTEGMLIGAFEEATFSSDICDLSPGDILVFYTDGITETETRKSEITAENTSQKEEAGSSENGLPITESHYGTDRLASCISKNVGLSASALCDAIVNDLTLFSGSTNPHDDRALIIIKRDI encoded by the coding sequence ATGGCGGCGATGACGGCTCGGGATGCAACTTCCAGTTTTTTATGCCATTGGAAAAAAGGGAAAATGACTGAAACGATTTTAATTGTCGATGACGATCTTGACATCCTTGAATTGCTAAAAATGAACCTTGAACCGGAAGGCTATAACGTCCGAACCGCAAACAATGGTGAGAGCGCGATCCAAAGCGTATGCGCGAACCCTCCGGATCTCATTCTTCTTGATGTCATGATGCCACAGAAAAGCGGCTTTGAGGTCATTGAAGAACTAAAAAATATCGAACATACAAAAAATGTTCCAATCATTTTAGTAACGGCTCGTGGACAGACAGAAGATAAAGTCCTCGGTTTAGATACGGGCGCAGACGATTATATTACGAAACCTTTTGATCTCCGTGAGGTAACCGCACGGGTCGAAGCCGTCTTAGGTAGAACTCGACCCATTAAATACATTAATCCGTTAATGCGCGCCATGGGAGATAAATTCAGCGAAGAGGGATTACAGCAACTCGCTGGACATCTTCAAGCCGCCGCCGCTATTCAAAATAAATTGTTACCAGAACAGGCACCAAGTCTTGAAGAATTTGATATCGAGACACTGCTCCAAAGTTCAACATCCGTTTCTGGTGATTTCTATGATTTCATCCCCTTGAATGAGACACAGATCGGACTCGTTCTCGGTGATGTAAAAGGCAACGGTATACCTGCAGCACTGTTGATGGTCATGATTCGGACAGCACTCCGCTTGCTCTGTCATCAGGAAGACACTCCCGCGTCGATTCTCAAACGGGTGAATGACTTAGTGGTCCGAGACACTGAGGCAGATCTGTTTGCAACAATGGTTTACGGTATATTGGATATAGCAAATTCAACCTTTACATATTCAAATGGCGGGCACTGTTATCCGTTCCACTGGAAGCATACCGGCGAGATGGAGGTCTTAAAGACAGAAGGCATGTTGATAGGCGCATTTGAGGAAGCGACATTTTCAAGCGACATCTGTGATCTATCTCCCGGCGATATCCTCGTTTTCTATACCGATGGTATTACCGAAACGGAAACGCGAAAAAGTGAGATTACAGCGGAGAACACCAGTCAGAAAGAGGAGGCAGGTTCATCAGAAAACGGCTTGCCGATTACTGAGAGCCACTATGGAACAGATAGGCTTGCCTCCTGTATTTCCAAAAACGTCGGATTGTCAGCATCAGCATTATGTGATGCGATTGTTAACGATCTAACGCTGTTTAGTGGAAGCACAAATCCGCATGATGATAGAGCATTAATTATTATTAAGCGCGATATTTAA